A genomic segment from Truepera sp. encodes:
- a CDS encoding DMT family transporter, protein MSPVVGVLSLVIVTLIWGSTFVVVKEALDTIPVSLLLAVRFTLATLMLSWARWDRRAVVPALVLGLLSFAGFATQTAGLAITSASNAAFITGLSVILTPIVAKVWLKHYLPARVFLAGLVALAGLALITLRSGLAAINGGDILVLSTALAYAFYIVYLGEVAGKVRGTSLALMQHLPMTALAWLWAAPQVGKLATVPPLTYLAILYLAVVATALVAVVQIYAQRVVPAHLAALIFVLEPAFAAAFAAVLLGERLGPLGWLGGALMLFAMLIAELRWPVSPRPGHEGEVRLKRTR, encoded by the coding sequence GTGTCACCGGTCGTCGGCGTCCTGTCCCTCGTGATCGTCACCCTCATCTGGGGCAGCACGTTCGTGGTCGTCAAGGAGGCGCTGGACACGATTCCCGTGTCGCTACTGCTCGCCGTGAGGTTCACCCTGGCGACTCTGATGCTCTCGTGGGCCAGATGGGACAGGCGCGCCGTCGTGCCCGCGCTGGTGCTCGGGTTGCTCTCGTTCGCCGGCTTCGCCACTCAGACGGCCGGCCTGGCCATCACCAGCGCCTCCAACGCCGCCTTCATCACGGGCCTGTCGGTCATCCTCACGCCCATCGTGGCGAAGGTCTGGTTGAAGCACTACTTGCCGGCGCGCGTGTTCCTGGCGGGCCTCGTGGCGCTGGCGGGACTGGCGCTCATCACCCTGCGCAGCGGCCTTGCGGCCATCAATGGCGGCGACATCCTAGTGCTGAGCACGGCGTTGGCCTACGCCTTCTACATCGTCTACCTGGGCGAGGTTGCCGGCAAGGTGAGGGGCACTTCGCTGGCCCTGATGCAGCACCTGCCCATGACGGCGCTGGCCTGGCTATGGGCCGCGCCGCAGGTCGGCAAGCTTGCCACGGTGCCGCCGCTCACCTACCTCGCCATCCTCTACCTCGCCGTCGTCGCCACGGCGCTCGTGGCGGTCGTGCAGATCTACGCGCAACGCGTGGTGCCCGCACACCTGGCCGCGCTCATCTTCGTCCTCGAACCCGCGTTCGCCGCCGCCTTCGCCGCCGTGCTCCTGGGCGAGAGGTTGGGCCCCCTCGGCTGGCTGGGTGGGGCGCTGATGCTCTTCGCCATGCTGATAGCCGAGCTGCGCTGGCCCGTCAGCCCGCGGCCCGGGCACGAGGGCGAGGTGCGGCTCAAGCGGACGCGCTGA
- a CDS encoding glycosyltransferase, producing MAPRRTLNIGLLLTYNEQDVVAEMLEHNAGGVDAIFALDGSTDATTEVLLAHPKVRLVLRDADVAPGGHVRDHHRQALLDAARAEYGGGH from the coding sequence ATGGCCCCTAGGCGCACCCTCAACATCGGCCTGCTGCTGACCTATAACGAGCAGGACGTCGTTGCGGAGATGCTCGAGCACAACGCGGGCGGCGTGGACGCCATCTTCGCGCTGGACGGTTCCACCGACGCGACGACCGAGGTGCTCCTGGCGCACCCGAAGGTTCGCCTCGTGCTGCGAGACGCGGACGTGGCCCCGGGTGGCCACGTCAGGGACCACCATCGCCAGGCCCTGCTCGATGCGGCGCGGGCCGAGTACGGCGGCGGGCACTAA
- the acs gene encoding acetate--CoA ligase produces MSDTIESVLQEAREFPPPKSFQRHALLNSTQEYERLYRQSLDEPVKFWGEAAKRHHWFEPWTSVLEWEEPHVKWFSGGKTNLAYDCLDRQVAEGRANKVAFFWEGEPGDKRTITYGQMLDEVSRFANVLKGKGVTLGDRVAIYMPMIPEAIVAMLACARIGATHSVVFGGFSSHALSDRINDAQAKLVITADGGYRRGAVLPLKPAVDEALATAPSVENVIVVRRAENVVDMEAGRDEWYHELMSGTSNVCPAVPVDAEHPAYVLYTSGSTGTPKGVLHSTGGYLVHTSLTAKYVFDLQENDIFWCTADIGWVTGHSYVVYGLMSNGATQVMYEGNPTYPAPDRLWEMVEHYGVTIFYTAPTAIRAFIKLGRAYPEKHDLSSLRLIGTVGEPINPEAWMWYRSVIGGDRCPIVDTWWQTETGAIMISTIPGVHTTKPGAAGVPLFGIDAAVVDADGNDTPPGQGGYLVMKRPWPGMLRTVYGDDDRYRNQYWGEVPHMYFSGDGARKDADGYFWIMGRVDDVVNVSGHRLGTMEVESALVSHPAVAEAAVVGRLDDLKGQAIVAFVTLEQGFEPSEELRQELRKHVASEIGSIARPDEVRFAPSLPKTRSGKIMRRLLRSVASGEEVIGDTSTLEDRGVVEQLQQGG; encoded by the coding sequence ATGTCCGACACCATCGAATCCGTACTTCAAGAGGCGCGGGAGTTCCCACCCCCGAAGTCGTTCCAACGCCACGCCCTGCTCAACAGCACGCAGGAGTACGAGCGCCTCTACCGGCAGTCGCTCGACGAGCCGGTGAAGTTCTGGGGTGAGGCCGCCAAGCGTCATCACTGGTTCGAGCCGTGGACCAGCGTGCTGGAGTGGGAGGAGCCGCACGTCAAGTGGTTCTCGGGCGGCAAGACGAACCTCGCCTACGACTGCCTGGACCGCCAGGTGGCAGAGGGCCGCGCGAACAAGGTCGCGTTCTTCTGGGAAGGCGAGCCGGGCGACAAGCGCACCATCACTTACGGCCAGATGCTGGACGAGGTGAGCCGTTTCGCCAACGTCCTCAAGGGGAAGGGCGTCACGCTCGGCGACCGCGTGGCCATCTACATGCCCATGATCCCCGAGGCCATCGTCGCCATGCTGGCGTGCGCCCGCATCGGCGCCACGCACTCGGTAGTGTTCGGTGGCTTCTCGTCTCACGCCCTTTCGGACCGCATAAACGACGCCCAGGCCAAGCTGGTGATCACCGCCGACGGCGGCTACCGCCGGGGCGCCGTCCTGCCGCTCAAGCCGGCCGTCGACGAGGCGCTCGCGACCGCGCCCAGCGTCGAGAACGTGATAGTGGTGCGGCGCGCCGAGAACGTCGTGGACATGGAGGCGGGCCGCGACGAGTGGTACCACGAGCTCATGTCCGGCACTTCGAACGTCTGCCCCGCCGTGCCCGTCGATGCCGAGCACCCGGCCTACGTGCTCTACACCTCGGGCAGCACCGGCACGCCCAAGGGCGTGCTGCACAGCACGGGTGGCTACCTGGTGCACACGTCGCTCACCGCCAAGTACGTCTTCGACCTGCAGGAGAACGACATCTTCTGGTGCACCGCCGACATCGGCTGGGTGACCGGGCACTCGTACGTGGTCTACGGCCTCATGTCGAACGGCGCCACGCAGGTGATGTACGAGGGCAACCCCACCTACCCGGCACCCGACCGCTTGTGGGAGATGGTCGAGCACTACGGCGTGACCATCTTCTACACCGCTCCAACCGCCATCCGCGCGTTCATCAAGCTTGGCCGCGCCTACCCCGAGAAGCACGACCTCTCGAGCCTGCGCCTCATCGGCACGGTGGGCGAGCCCATCAACCCCGAGGCGTGGATGTGGTACCGCAGCGTCATCGGCGGCGACCGTTGCCCCATCGTCGACACCTGGTGGCAGACGGAGACCGGCGCCATCATGATCTCGACCATCCCCGGGGTTCACACCACGAAGCCGGGCGCGGCGGGCGTTCCGCTGTTCGGCATCGATGCCGCGGTCGTCGACGCCGACGGCAACGACACGCCACCCGGGCAGGGCGGCTACCTCGTCATGAAGCGCCCATGGCCGGGCATGCTGCGCACGGTCTACGGCGACGACGACCGTTACCGCAACCAGTACTGGGGCGAGGTCCCGCACATGTACTTCTCCGGCGACGGTGCCCGTAAGGACGCCGACGGTTACTTCTGGATCATGGGGCGCGTGGACGACGTGGTGAACGTCTCGGGCCACCGGCTAGGGACCATGGAGGTCGAGTCCGCGCTCGTCTCGCACCCCGCCGTTGCCGAGGCGGCCGTGGTGGGGCGCCTGGACGACCTCAAGGGTCAGGCGATAGTGGCGTTCGTGACGCTCGAGCAGGGCTTCGAGCCCAGCGAGGAGCTGCGTCAGGAGCTCCGGAAGCACGTCGCGTCGGAGATCGGGTCGATAGCGCGGCCCGACGAGGTGCGCTTCGCCCCCTCGCTACCCAAGACGCGCTCGGGCAAGATCATGCGCCGACTGCTCAGGAGCGTCGCCTCGGGGGAGGAGGTCATCGGCGACACGAGCACGCTCGAGGACCGCGGCGTGGTCGAGCAGTTGCAGCAGGGCGGTTAG